In Flavobacterium sp. CS20, a single window of DNA contains:
- a CDS encoding ATP-binding protein — protein sequence MTKSDYSQYKTVSAIPEASSMIETFRAIGYNIQTAIADIIDNSISANAKNVWVNFEWLGSKTWLSIKDDGFGMNNEELIQAMKPGSKNPLSERTGNDLGRFGLGLKTASFSQARKLTVLSKKKDYHSVYWTWDLDYVNQIGKWELINYLPDTQFEKKIEDLSSGTIVIWNDIDRIVKNFDKQDVKALDKFLFIMEQVKNHLAMVFHKFIEADRLNIFFQDTPVKSWNPFLLNESATQIFPEEKIHNGNVKIEGYVLPHKSKLSDEQYKEAEGNKGWNEQQGFYIYRNDRLLLAGDWLGLFRKEEHYKLARIQIDLPNTLDAEWQIDIKKSIARPPLVFKEQIRAYAMKVRGQAVQVYRHKGKSVKRIVGQKFIPLWVDHKRGDKWFHKINREHPLLKQVKSEAKSNPDKAIEELVRFIEETIPVKSIYIKESELPDMQGLPFEKSNHQLIQKTMRDMFTNLLSQGKTDEQAKSLIANIEPFNNFPHFLELLTE from the coding sequence ATGACTAAATCTGATTACTCACAATACAAAACTGTATCTGCAATTCCAGAAGCCTCTTCAATGATTGAGACTTTTAGAGCAATAGGCTATAATATTCAGACAGCCATTGCTGACATTATTGATAATTCTATTTCTGCAAATGCTAAGAATGTATGGGTTAATTTTGAGTGGCTTGGTTCTAAAACGTGGTTATCTATAAAAGATGATGGTTTTGGAATGAATAACGAAGAGTTGATTCAAGCAATGAAGCCCGGAAGTAAAAATCCGTTAAGTGAAAGGACGGGAAATGATTTGGGTAGATTTGGCTTAGGGTTAAAAACCGCTTCATTTTCACAAGCAAGAAAACTAACCGTTTTAAGTAAAAAAAAAGATTATCATTCAGTTTATTGGACGTGGGATTTAGATTATGTTAATCAAATCGGGAAATGGGAATTAATAAACTATTTGCCAGATACACAGTTTGAAAAAAAAATTGAAGATTTAAGTTCTGGTACAATTGTAATTTGGAATGATATTGACAGAATCGTAAAAAATTTTGACAAGCAAGATGTTAAAGCATTAGACAAGTTCTTGTTTATTATGGAACAGGTTAAAAATCATCTTGCTATGGTTTTCCATAAATTTATAGAGGCAGATAGGTTGAATATCTTTTTTCAGGATACACCCGTAAAATCTTGGAATCCTTTTTTATTAAATGAATCTGCTACTCAAATTTTTCCAGAAGAAAAAATCCATAACGGAAATGTTAAGATTGAGGGGTATGTATTGCCCCATAAGTCAAAACTATCTGATGAGCAATATAAAGAGGCAGAGGGGAACAAAGGATGGAACGAACAACAAGGGTTTTATATTTATAGAAATGATAGGCTTTTATTAGCTGGAGATTGGTTAGGTCTTTTTAGAAAAGAAGAACATTATAAACTGGCAAGAATACAAATTGATTTACCCAATACTTTAGATGCGGAATGGCAAATAGATATTAAAAAATCTATTGCACGCCCACCTTTGGTTTTCAAGGAGCAGATAAGAGCCTATGCTATGAAAGTGAGAGGGCAAGCAGTTCAAGTTTATAGGCATAAGGGTAAGAGCGTAAAACGAATTGTTGGACAAAAATTTATTCCGCTTTGGGTTGACCATAAAAGAGGCGATAAATGGTTTCATAAAATAAACCGTGAACACCCATTACTCAAACAAGTAAAATCAGAAGCAAAAAGCAACCCTGATAAAGCAATTGAAGAATTGGTTAGGTTTATTGAGGAAACTATTCCAGTTAAATCAATTTACATTAAAGAAAGTGAACTTCCAGATATGCAAGGCTTACCTTTTGAGAAAAGTAATCATCAGTTAATTCAAAAGACTATGAGAGATATGTTTACCAATTTATTAAGTCAAGGAAAAACAGATGAACAAGCTAAATCTTTGATTGCTAACATAGAACCATTTAACAACTTTCCGCACTTTCTGGAACTACTAACCGAATAA
- a CDS encoding DNA cytosine methyltransferase yields MKRLKYIDLFAGAGGLSEGFIRAGFEPVAHVEMKKDACDTIKTRTAYHWLKENGKQNLYYNYLKSDNRKKEDLWELVPNNLIESVINKEISKETLPDLFSTIDKQLGDDSVDLIIGGPPCQAYSVVGRARDPHGMKKDQRNFLYKHYVKFLERYKPKMFVFENVQGILSAKNGKHLKDIFKAVREAGYELEMPQNKYKVLNSKDFGVLQNRKRVIIVGWKKELNLKYPEFEETNFDYKVLKDLFSDLKPLQQGEGTLNAVEYAKETTNYLEWAKIRNGLDVVTQHIARPNNENDLEIYRRAVDLWDNERKRLNYAELPKRLIKHSNTKSFTNRFQVVDGVGISHTVVAHIAMDGHYYIHPDINQNRSITVREAARIQSFPDDYFFEGSRTSAFKQIGNAVPPLMSEKIAEHIKDMMGDL; encoded by the coding sequence ATGAAACGACTCAAATACATAGATTTATTCGCAGGTGCGGGCGGACTTTCAGAAGGTTTCATACGTGCAGGTTTTGAGCCAGTTGCTCACGTTGAAATGAAAAAAGATGCTTGTGATACAATCAAAACAAGAACTGCATATCATTGGCTAAAAGAAAATGGTAAGCAAAATTTATATTATAATTACCTAAAATCGGATAACAGAAAAAAAGAGGATTTATGGGAGTTGGTTCCTAATAATTTGATTGAATCTGTTATCAATAAAGAAATATCGAAAGAAACCCTCCCCGATTTATTTTCTACTATTGATAAGCAATTGGGGGATGATTCAGTTGATTTGATAATTGGAGGACCTCCTTGCCAAGCATATTCGGTTGTAGGTAGGGCAAGAGACCCTCACGGTATGAAAAAAGACCAACGAAATTTTCTATATAAACACTATGTTAAGTTTTTAGAACGATATAAGCCTAAAATGTTCGTTTTTGAAAATGTTCAAGGAATTTTGTCTGCTAAAAATGGGAAGCATTTAAAAGATATATTTAAAGCAGTTCGTGAAGCAGGTTACGAGTTAGAAATGCCGCAAAACAAATACAAAGTTTTAAATTCAAAAGATTTTGGAGTATTACAAAATCGTAAACGTGTAATTATAGTTGGTTGGAAAAAAGAACTCAACTTAAAATATCCAGAATTTGAAGAGACAAATTTTGACTACAAAGTCCTGAAAGATTTATTTTCAGATTTAAAACCATTACAGCAAGGAGAAGGTACATTGAATGCAGTTGAATATGCAAAAGAAACAACCAATTATTTAGAATGGGCTAAAATAAGAAATGGATTAGATGTTGTAACACAACACATTGCCAGACCTAACAATGAAAATGATTTGGAGATTTATAGACGTGCAGTTGATTTATGGGATAATGAACGTAAACGTTTAAATTATGCCGAATTACCTAAACGTTTAATTAAGCATAGCAATACAAAATCATTTACAAATCGGTTTCAAGTTGTTGATGGTGTGGGTATTTCACATACGGTTGTAGCTCATATCGCTATGGACGGTCATTACTATATACATCCAGACATAAATCAAAATCGATCGATAACTGTAAGGGAAGCTGCAAGAATACAGTCTTTCCCTGATGATTATTTTTTTGAAGGAAGTCGAACTTCTGCTTTTAAGCAAATTGGAAATGCTGTTCCACCTTTGATGTCAGAAAAAATTGCTGAACACATTAAAGATATGATGGGCGACTTATGA
- a CDS encoding recombinase family protein, with protein sequence MDKFIAYYRVSTHKQGISGLGLKSQKTAVMNFIQPDNILLNEYTDIESGKKNNRPNLMQAIEECKQTNATLLIAKLDRLSRNAAFIFTLRDSQVKFKCVDMPEANSVTIGIMAVLAQDERERISARTKVALAELKKQGKKLGSPQNLDAEARQKGLTARKKNALDNENNRKATAMIVALRKQGKSFYAITKELNQLGFLTRRNKQFQQNQVQTLFNRFVLQTENL encoded by the coding sequence ATGGATAAATTTATTGCATATTATAGGGTCAGTACTCACAAACAAGGTATTTCGGGCTTAGGTTTAAAAAGCCAGAAAACAGCCGTGATGAATTTTATTCAGCCAGATAATATTTTACTCAATGAATACACGGACATTGAAAGCGGAAAGAAAAACAACCGCCCAAATCTTATGCAGGCTATTGAGGAGTGTAAACAAACGAATGCTACTCTTTTAATCGCAAAGTTGGATAGATTGAGCAGGAACGCAGCTTTTATATTCACTCTGCGAGATAGTCAAGTAAAGTTCAAGTGCGTAGATATGCCAGAAGCTAATTCTGTTACGATTGGAATAATGGCGGTATTGGCACAGGATGAAAGAGAACGAATTTCAGCCCGTACTAAAGTTGCTTTAGCAGAGTTAAAGAAACAAGGCAAAAAATTAGGCTCGCCCCAGAATTTAGATGCAGAAGCAAGGCAGAAAGGATTAACCGCAAGAAAAAAGAATGCCTTAGACAATGAGAACAACAGAAAAGCTACTGCAATGATTGTAGCGTTAAGAAAGCAAGGTAAGTCGTTCTATGCCATAACCAAAGAATTAAACCAACTTGGATTTTTGACACGGAGAAATAAACAGTTCCAACAAAACCAAGTTCAGACATTATTTAATAGATTTGTACTTCAAACAGAAAATTTATAA
- a CDS encoding DUF488 family protein has translation MTYSILTIGYGNLPIQDFIQNLKKNKIQAVIDIRSYPYSRFQKLYNRKPLEAILKESGIGYRFMGDCLGGRPKSPELQTNEEPDYNKIRKTISYQQGLDYLEKALEFDCRIVLLCACGDYRKCHRWNLVGKDLEKMGYTVEHIQRDGSIVVNNQLF, from the coding sequence ATGACTTACAGTATTTTAACGATTGGATACGGAAATTTACCAATTCAAGATTTCATTCAAAACCTCAAAAAGAATAAGATACAAGCAGTAATAGACATTCGGTCTTATCCTTATTCCAGATTTCAGAAGTTATACAACAGAAAACCTCTGGAAGCTATTCTCAAAGAAAGTGGTATAGGCTACCGATTTATGGGTGATTGTCTTGGTGGTCGTCCAAAAAGTCCAGAATTGCAAACCAATGAAGAGCCAGATTACAACAAGATTAGAAAAACTATATCCTACCAACAAGGCTTAGACTATCTGGAAAAGGCGTTAGAGTTTGATTGTCGCATTGTTCTACTCTGTGCCTGTGGAGATTACCGAAAGTGTCATAGATGGAATTTGGTTGGTAAAGATTTAGAAAAAATGGGCTACACGGTTGAACACATCCAAAGAGACGGAAGTATTGTTGTAAACAACCAGTTATTCTAA
- a CDS encoding RNA polymerase sigma factor — protein sequence MKVVKLHAELDKLIKKAQKQDRVSQFRLYEKYSPKMLSVVRCYIKDLQHAEDVLQKAFCKAFLNMKSYQFKGSFEGWLRRIVVTSSIDFLRQKKNMMIQTDDFSYYETAENPLDEVKDISHIQVAIDKLPEGYKTVFCLYVLEEYKHKDIAEMLNIDVGTSKSQLYKARKMLKAQLQNHQLKSSQ from the coding sequence TTGAAAGTTGTCAAACTACATGCCGAGCTCGATAAGTTGATTAAAAAAGCACAAAAACAAGATCGCGTTTCTCAATTTCGTCTATATGAAAAATATTCGCCTAAAATGCTTAGTGTGGTTCGATGCTATATCAAAGATTTACAACACGCAGAAGATGTTTTGCAGAAAGCCTTTTGCAAAGCTTTTTTAAATATGAAAAGCTACCAATTTAAAGGCAGTTTTGAAGGTTGGCTAAGACGAATTGTTGTGACATCAAGTATTGATTTTTTACGTCAAAAGAAAAATATGATGATTCAAACTGATGACTTTTCTTATTACGAAACCGCAGAAAACCCTTTAGACGAAGTTAAAGATATTTCTCATATTCAAGTTGCGATAGACAAACTTCCAGAGGGTTATAAAACTGTATTTTGCCTTTATGTTTTAGAAGAATATAAACACAAAGACATTGCTGAAATGCTCAATATAGATGTTGGGACTTCAAAATCTCAACTCTATAAAGCCCGAAAAATGTTGAAAGCACAATTGCAAAACCATCAATTAAAATCATCACAATGA
- a CDS encoding ABC transporter substrate-binding protein has translation MIIHDFLNRSVEVTSTPIRIISLVPSQTELLVDLGFEKQIVGVTKFCEHPKHLKSTKTIVGGTKQVHFDKIQALKPDIIFCNKEENTKAMVNRLSKITPVHVSDIKKLEDNNRLIKDYGEILNAQSRAENLIERLQQKKYQFQQTIRHQPIQKVAYLIWRNPWMTIGGDTFINHILELNRFENVFATKDRYPEIDIENLPDLDLLLLSSEPFPFKPKHFSEIPIDNSKIKLVNGEYFSWYGSRMLKAFDYFYKELHYNNLNE, from the coding sequence TTGATCATCCACGATTTTCTTAATCGCTCAGTTGAGGTAACTTCAACGCCAATACGCATTATCTCACTCGTTCCAAGTCAAACCGAACTTTTGGTAGATTTAGGCTTCGAAAAACAAATAGTAGGTGTTACCAAATTTTGTGAGCATCCCAAACATTTAAAATCTACAAAAACCATTGTCGGCGGAACCAAGCAAGTGCATTTTGATAAAATTCAGGCTTTAAAACCTGATATTATTTTTTGTAATAAAGAAGAAAACACCAAAGCAATGGTCAATCGACTTTCAAAAATTACACCCGTTCACGTGTCAGATATTAAAAAATTAGAAGACAATAATCGTTTGATAAAAGACTACGGAGAAATTTTAAATGCACAATCAAGAGCTGAAAATTTAATTGAAAGATTGCAACAAAAAAAATACCAATTTCAACAAACTATAAGACATCAACCCATTCAAAAAGTAGCCTATTTGATTTGGCGTAATCCTTGGATGACCATTGGTGGTGATACATTTATCAATCACATTTTGGAACTCAATCGCTTTGAAAATGTGTTTGCAACCAAAGACCGATATCCCGAAATTGATATCGAAAATTTACCTGATTTAGACTTGTTGCTTTTATCATCAGAACCTTTTCCTTTTAAACCCAAGCACTTTTCTGAAATACCAATTGACAATTCAAAAATAAAATTAGTCAATGGTGAATATTTCAGTTGGTATGGTTCTCGAATGCTAAAAGCCTTTGATTATTTTTATAAAGAATTACATTATAACAATTTGAATGAATAA
- the mutS gene encoding DNA mismatch repair protein MutS, with the protein MKQYNAIKQKHPDALLLFRVGDFYETFGEDAVKTARILNIVLTNRNNGSERTELAGFPHHSINTYLPKLVKAGQRVAICDQLEDPKMTKKIVKRGVTELVTPGVALNDEVLTSKSNNFLCAIHFSKTNIGVAFLDISTGEFLTSEGSKDYIDKLLQNFSPSEVLISKLHKNQFKSDFGEDFNCFFQDNWLFKIDYAQETLNAHFQTNSLKGFGIEHLESGIIVAGAIMHYLSETRHDKLQDINNISRISEEAYVWMDRFTIRNLELYHGNSQQAVTLLDVIDKTISAMGSRMLKRWLSLPLKQREKIEERLNAVEFLNQNQNLLQNIQNQLKQISDLERLISKVATQKVNPRELLQLKDSLEAIIPIKTELAKNDNEALKVIADNLHTCELLREKIKTAIHPETPVLLNKGNVIAKGFHDELDELRKLAYSGKDYLDDMLKRESENTGISKLKIGNNNVFGYYLEVRHAHKDKVPEHWIRKQTLVNAERYITEELKTYEAKILSAEEKISVLEAELYDNLVVWCRDYIKPVQQNAILVAKLDVLCGFAQLALEDQYHKPQISDDFNLDIKAGRHPVIEKQLPEGEAYIANNVFLDREEQQIIMITGPNMSGKSALLRQTAIIVLLAQMGSFVPAESAEIGLVDKIFTRVGASDNISMGRSTFMVEMNETASILNNISERSLVLLDEIGRGTSIYDGISIAWAITEYLHEHPSRAKTLFATHYHELNEMTHKFKRIKNYNVAVKEYKDRILFLRTLKPGGSAHSFGIHVAKMAGMPQHVIHKAEKILKKLEESHATEDSAETLKAATQDSQLSFFQLDDPLLEDIKQEILNLEIDTLTPVEALMKLNEIKRMLSDKK; encoded by the coding sequence ATGAAGCAATACAATGCGATTAAGCAAAAACACCCTGACGCATTGTTGTTGTTTAGAGTTGGTGACTTTTATGAAACTTTTGGTGAAGATGCGGTTAAAACCGCACGAATTCTTAATATCGTTTTAACCAATAGAAATAACGGCAGTGAGCGGACTGAATTGGCGGGATTTCCTCACCATTCGATCAATACGTATTTACCGAAACTCGTCAAAGCTGGTCAACGGGTAGCAATTTGCGACCAGTTGGAAGATCCTAAAATGACCAAGAAAATCGTCAAACGTGGCGTTACAGAATTGGTTACGCCTGGCGTGGCTTTAAACGATGAGGTGTTAACCAGTAAGTCTAATAATTTTCTTTGTGCCATTCACTTTTCAAAAACCAATATTGGTGTTGCTTTCCTCGATATTTCTACGGGTGAATTTTTAACTTCAGAAGGTTCAAAAGATTATATAGACAAGCTTTTACAGAACTTCTCACCCAGTGAAGTTTTGATATCAAAATTGCACAAAAATCAATTTAAATCGGATTTCGGCGAAGATTTTAATTGCTTTTTTCAAGACAATTGGTTGTTTAAAATTGATTATGCACAAGAAACTTTAAACGCGCATTTTCAAACCAATTCGCTCAAAGGTTTTGGTATTGAACACTTAGAGTCAGGCATCATTGTCGCTGGAGCAATTATGCATTATTTATCGGAAACCCGTCACGATAAATTGCAAGACATCAATAATATTTCACGTATTAGCGAAGAGGCTTATGTGTGGATGGACCGCTTTACTATTCGCAATCTCGAGTTGTATCACGGCAACTCCCAACAAGCCGTTACGCTTCTCGATGTCATTGACAAAACCATATCGGCGATGGGTAGTCGAATGCTCAAACGATGGTTGTCTTTACCACTCAAGCAACGTGAAAAAATCGAAGAGCGTCTCAATGCTGTTGAGTTTTTAAATCAAAATCAAAATTTACTTCAAAACATACAAAACCAACTTAAACAAATCAGTGATTTAGAACGATTGATTTCTAAGGTTGCCACTCAAAAAGTCAATCCAAGAGAATTATTACAACTTAAAGATTCCTTAGAAGCTATCATTCCGATTAAAACAGAATTGGCTAAAAATGATAACGAAGCCTTAAAAGTTATTGCAGACAATTTACATACTTGCGAATTGTTAAGAGAAAAAATTAAAACGGCTATTCATCCTGAAACCCCTGTTTTACTTAATAAAGGCAATGTTATTGCTAAAGGGTTTCACGATGAATTAGACGAGTTGAGAAAATTAGCTTATTCAGGAAAAGATTATCTCGACGACATGCTCAAAAGAGAATCGGAAAACACTGGAATTTCAAAACTAAAAATAGGCAATAACAATGTGTTTGGGTATTATCTTGAAGTTCGCCACGCTCATAAAGACAAAGTGCCTGAACATTGGATTAGAAAGCAAACTCTTGTGAACGCCGAACGCTACATCACAGAAGAACTGAAAACTTATGAAGCCAAGATATTAAGTGCTGAAGAAAAAATCAGTGTGCTTGAAGCTGAACTTTACGACAATCTTGTGGTTTGGTGTCGAGATTACATCAAACCCGTTCAGCAAAACGCTATTTTGGTGGCAAAGTTAGATGTGCTTTGTGGGTTTGCACAGTTGGCTTTAGAAGACCAATACCACAAACCACAAATCAGCGATGATTTTAATTTAGATATCAAAGCAGGACGACATCCTGTGATTGAAAAACAACTGCCAGAAGGCGAAGCTTATATTGCCAATAATGTATTTCTTGACCGTGAGGAGCAGCAAATCATTATGATTACTGGCCCAAATATGAGTGGTAAATCGGCTTTGCTTCGTCAAACCGCTATCATTGTTTTGTTGGCTCAAATGGGAAGTTTTGTTCCTGCTGAATCCGCTGAAATCGGGTTGGTTGATAAAATTTTTACCCGTGTCGGTGCGAGTGACAATATCTCTATGGGCAGATCGACATTTATGGTGGAGATGAACGAAACGGCGAGCATTTTGAACAATATTTCAGAACGCAGTTTGGTTTTGCTCGACGAAATCGGTCGCGGCACAAGCATTTATGATGGTATTTCAATCGCTTGGGCGATTACGGAATATTTGCACGAACACCCATCAAGAGCTAAAACATTGTTTGCTACCCATTATCACGAACTCAACGAAATGACCCATAAGTTTAAGCGTATTAAAAATTATAATGTTGCGGTTAAAGAATACAAGGATAGAATTTTGTTTTTGAGAACCTTAAAACCTGGCGGTAGTGCACATAGTTTTGGGATTCACGTCGCTAAAATGGCAGGGATGCCACAACATGTCATTCATAAAGCTGAAAAGATTCTGAAAAAATTAGAAGAATCGCACGCCACTGAAGACTCTGCCGAAACGCTCAAGGCAGCTACACAAGACTCACAACTCAGTTTTTTTCAGTTAGACGATCCCTTGTTAGAAGATATCAAACAAGAAATTTTAAATTTAGAAATAGATACCTTAACGCCTGTAGAAGCTTTGATGAAATTGAATGAGATTAAGCGAATGTTGAGTGATAAAAAATAA
- a CDS encoding TrmH family RNA methyltransferase, giving the protein MRKLKNEELNRLSVEDYKSSRKSKLILILDNIRSLNNIGSVFRTADAFRIQKIYLCSITAQPPHRDIQKTALGATDSVEWAYDKETLNVVEKLKQNGIKILSIEQADESCMLQDFKFESDETYAMIFGNEVKGVQQAVIDQSDEVLEIPQFGTKHSVNISVSVGICCWQFVQSSNFRG; this is encoded by the coding sequence ATGCGAAAATTAAAAAACGAAGAGCTCAACCGCCTGAGTGTGGAAGATTACAAATCTTCTAGGAAATCGAAGCTGATTTTAATTTTAGACAATATTAGAAGTCTTAATAATATCGGTTCTGTATTTAGGACAGCAGATGCATTTAGAATTCAAAAAATATATCTGTGCAGCATCACCGCTCAACCACCACATCGCGATATTCAAAAAACAGCTCTTGGTGCAACGGACAGTGTAGAATGGGCTTACGATAAAGAAACCCTTAATGTCGTTGAAAAATTAAAGCAAAACGGCATCAAAATTTTAAGCATCGAACAAGCTGACGAAAGCTGTATGCTTCAAGATTTTAAGTTTGAGTCTGATGAAACTTATGCTATGATTTTTGGCAATGAAGTCAAAGGCGTTCAACAAGCGGTTATTGACCAAAGTGATGAGGTTTTAGAAATTCCACAATTCGGCACTAAACATTCTGTTAACATTTCTGTGAGTGTTGGTATTTGCTGTTGGCAGTTTGTTCAATCCTCAAACTTTAGAGGCTAA
- a CDS encoding cytochrome c peroxidase has protein sequence MRFLIFFLGILILSACQNEALDESYENISDENEVQENVFLDLNIPSNFPEPTYEIDNNKPTIAGFELGKKLFYDGRLSSTGVISCGFCHIQDFAFTHHTHIVSHGVNGALGTRNAPPLQNMIFMEDFNWDGSVSHLDAQPVVPITTEFEMNESVTNVLNKLQNDEEYVQMFNSAFENDTIDTQNMFKAISQFVMMMVSADSKYDKVMRNEGSSFTEIETQGNAVFEQKCASCHAGTLFTDQSYRNNGLPVDPQYNDEGRKRVTGEEMDKYKFKVPSLRNIAITFPYMHDGRFQTLRDVLDHYDSGMVQTQNLDSIFIQDNGQLGIPLTEIEKDQIIAYLNTLTDDDFLLDERFAEF, from the coding sequence ATGAGATTTTTAATATTTTTCTTAGGAATTTTAATTTTAAGTGCATGTCAAAATGAAGCTTTAGATGAATCTTATGAAAATATTTCAGATGAAAATGAAGTTCAAGAAAATGTGTTTTTAGATTTGAATATTCCTTCAAATTTTCCCGAACCAACCTACGAAATTGACAATAACAAACCCACAATAGCTGGTTTTGAACTAGGAAAAAAATTATTTTACGATGGACGATTGTCTTCTACTGGTGTGATTTCATGTGGATTTTGTCATATCCAAGATTTTGCTTTTACACATCACACACATATTGTGAGTCATGGCGTCAATGGTGCTTTAGGAACACGTAACGCACCGCCATTACAGAATATGATTTTTATGGAAGATTTTAATTGGGACGGCAGTGTTTCTCATCTTGACGCACAACCTGTGGTGCCAATTACAACAGAATTTGAAATGAATGAAAGCGTAACAAATGTGCTCAACAAGCTTCAAAATGATGAAGAATATGTGCAAATGTTCAATTCAGCTTTTGAAAATGATACTATTGATACCCAAAATATGTTTAAAGCCATTTCTCAATTTGTGATGATGATGGTGTCTGCAGATTCAAAATACGATAAAGTGATGCGTAATGAAGGCAGTAGTTTTACAGAAATAGAAACTCAAGGCAATGCCGTTTTTGAACAAAAATGTGCCTCTTGTCATGCAGGAACATTGTTTACAGATCAAAGCTATCGCAATAATGGTTTACCTGTTGATCCACAATATAATGATGAAGGTCGGAAACGAGTTACAGGAGAAGAAATGGATAAATACAAGTTTAAAGTGCCGAGCTTAAGAAACATTGCGATTACCTTTCCTTATATGCATGACGGCAGGTTTCAAACCTTAAGAGATGTTTTAGATCATTACGATTCTGGAATGGTGCAAACTCAAAATTTGGATAGTATTTTTATTCAAGATAATGGTCAATTGGGAATTCCGCTTACTGAAATTGAAAAAGATCAAATCATTGCTTACCTCAATACGTTGACGGATGATGATTTTTTATTGGATGAAAGGTTTGCAGAGTTTTAG
- a CDS encoding MbnP family protein has protein sequence MKTIKQTSLILMFCIVLNACSSDNTSQEYGDLEINFANVVGDNNLELNTETYAKNGNETYSVSELKYIISNIVLTDTDGNQFVYPQADSYFLINEAIPQSQNIKLQNINANTYTSISIGFGVDQSNYPLNGVDNFVPTVEEQDMLWSWSAGYRFLKFEGIYSSDNAIDKPFSYHIGSHGQNMDNYREITLNFLQPIALNSSETPQVNINFDVQKIFNADYALLLSDKDDIQIDPDRAPKIVDNITKAFEIVLN, from the coding sequence ATGAAAACGATAAAACAAACAAGTCTAATTTTGATGTTTTGCATAGTTTTAAATGCTTGCAGTTCAGATAATACAAGTCAAGAATATGGAGATTTAGAAATCAATTTCGCTAATGTTGTTGGGGATAATAATTTAGAATTGAACACAGAAACTTATGCTAAAAACGGCAATGAAACTTATTCAGTTTCTGAACTCAAATACATCATCAGTAATATTGTTTTAACCGATACTGATGGCAATCAATTTGTCTATCCACAAGCAGACAGCTATTTCTTGATTAATGAAGCTATTCCACAATCTCAAAACATCAAATTACAAAACATCAATGCCAATACTTACACCTCAATTAGCATTGGTTTTGGTGTTGATCAAAGCAATTATCCATTAAATGGCGTTGATAATTTTGTGCCAACTGTAGAAGAGCAAGATATGTTATGGTCTTGGTCTGCGGGTTATAGATTTCTAAAATTTGAAGGTATTTATAGCTCAGATAATGCCATAGATAAACCATTTTCTTATCATATTGGCAGTCACGGTCAAAATATGGATAATTACCGAGAAATCACGTTGAACTTTTTACAACCTATAGCTCTAAATTCTTCAGAAACCCCACAAGTCAATATCAATTTTGATGTACAAAAAATATTTAATGCTGACTACGCTTTGTTATTGTCAGATAAAGACGACATCCAAATTGACCCAGATAGAGCTCCAAAAATTGTTGACAATATCACAAAAGCTTTTGAAATTGTTTTAAACTAA